In Mus caroli chromosome 19, CAROLI_EIJ_v1.1, whole genome shotgun sequence, a genomic segment contains:
- the Prlhr gene encoding prolactin-releasing peptide receptor: MTSLPTETTGDPDLSSGLLPASSTPANQSAEASEGNLSATVPRAAAVTPFQSLQLVHQLKGLIVMLYSIVVVVGLVGNCLLVLVIARVRRLHNVTNFLIGNLALSDVLMCAACVPLTLAYAFEPRGWVFGGGLCHLVFFLQPVTVYVSVFTLTTIALDRYVVLVHPLRRRISLRLSAYAVLGIWALSAVLALPAAVHTYHVELKPHDVRLCEEFWGSQERQRQIYAWGLLLGTYLLPLLAILLSYVRVSVKLRNRVVPGSVTQSQADWDRARRRRTFCLLVVVVVVFAVCWLPLHIFNLLRDLDPRAIDPYAFGLVQLLCHWLAMSSACYNPFIYAWLHDSFREELRKMLLSWPRKIVPHGQNMTVSVVI; the protein is encoded by the coding sequence ATGACCTCACTGCCCACTGAGACCACTGGAGACCCCGATTTGTCTTCTGGGCTGTTGCCAGCCAGCTCCACTCCAGCCAACCAGAGCGCAGAGGCCTCGGAGGGCAACTTGTCTGCGACGGTTCCCCGAGCTGCAGCAGTCACGCCGTTCCAGAGCCTGCAGCTGGTGCACCAGCTGAAGGGGTTGATCGTGATGTTGTACAGCATCGTGGTGGTCGTGGGTCTGGTGGGCAACTGCCTGCTTGTGCTGGTGATCGCGCGCGTGCGCCGGCTGCACAACGTGACTAACTTCCTCATCGGCAACCTGGCCTTGTCCGACGTGCTCATGTGTGCCGCCTGTGTGCCTCTCACGCTGGCTTATGCCTTTGAACCTCGCGGCTGGGTGTTCGGTGGAGGCCTGTGTCATCTGGTTTTCTTCCTGCAGCCGGTCACCGTCTACGTATCGGTGTTCACACTCACCACAATCGCCTTGGACCGCTATGTGGTTCTGGTGCACCCGCTACGTCGGCGCATTTCACTGAGGCTCAGCGCCTACGCGGTGCTGGGCATCTGGGCATTATCTGCAGTGCTGGCGCTGCCGGCCGCAGTGCACACCTATCATGTGGAGCTCAAGCCCCACGACGTGCGCCTCTGCGAGGAGTTCTGGGGCTCGCAGGAGCGCCAACGCCAGATCTACGCCTGGGGGCTGCTTCTGGGCACCTATTTGCTCCCCCTGCTGGCCATCCTCCTGTCTTACGTACGGGTGTCAGTGAAGCTCAGGAACCGCGTGGTCCCTGGCAGCGTGACCCAGAGTCAAGCTGACTGGGACCGAGCGCGTCGCCGCCGCACTTTTTgtctgctggtggtggtggtggtagtgttcgCGGTCTGCTGGCTGCCGCTGCACATTTTCAACCTATTGCGGGACCTGGACCCGCGTGCCATCGACCCCTACGCCTTCGGGCTGGTGCAGCTCCTCTGCCACTGGCTTGCTATGAGCTCCGCCTGCTATAACCCCTTCATCTATGCATGGCTGCACGACAGCTTCCGAGAGGAGCTGCGCAAGATGTTGTTGTCCTGGCCCCGCAAGATTGTGCCTCATGGCCAGAACATGACCGTCAGCGTGGTCATCTGA